One region of Daphnia pulicaria isolate SC F1-1A chromosome 7, SC_F0-13Bv2, whole genome shotgun sequence genomic DNA includes:
- the LOC124350530 gene encoding uncharacterized protein LOC124350530 isoform X13 — protein sequence MTNMSRILPLLLLSVLLVNGQIPKRDSSDTLDDSFWTEETSVGDVEKLLKEHRENQDLVRSIGGSHYQIVFPVQLRHREKMGISTREIGATKTMERPSESSRMNERYSTQQQTGKHYHRTSLLIKAFSHKFRLDLELNSQLLAPNLIQKHFLPGGVEQFSKQEIEHCYYHGTVKDYPGAVAAFRTCSGVSGIIHIGNETFVIHPFYGGDLSQRKHPHVIFEARTKVKQMCANTGMLEYGLRSGNYRGGGGGGKGQSKQPKSNERQKRDVREVTKYVETALVLDKAMFEKRNGSRRIEVVQDAIQIANIADLYFRTLNTRVSVVYIETWASENQAPVDRSQDIHRALLNFNDYISRKLYNVIKDTTQLLSGETFSGGSGMAAPDTICTPRSVGLSVDINPYEPHLVAGTMAHMIGHNIGMGHDDGRDECHCGDWHGCIMSQSIMGLESVQPYKFSECSLSDYIEKLKIGHSICLFNRPNQLEDFRTCGNGVVEDGEECDCGTIEECHDSDPCCDPITCKLTAEAECASGPCCDDCKLRPKGYLCRDATNECDLPEICNGRSGQCPLDIYKKNGNQCEINKGYCFNGVCPTLDSQCRLIWGDGGLSGDRKCFEQFNSQGSINGHCGQDAHNNYIRCDAEHVMCGSLQCQMGTRYPIVAGMDQMYSRTLVSMAGREFECKITSGTVAAADLPDLGIVRDGTPCGNSLICMNKTCSSIYPHIDRSKCPSNNVALDCSGHGVCSNINSCFCDAGWTGHDCSTQTNDSYIRSGFQSGDKMGAAEASERDSANAGALGTGAPPPLNGVTTLMPEAQTSNSKTTSYVDRSGHSTVFMVVMLVSVVGGVFIVFALMALCYRSVVVHRNLSLCLRRKSTMPKYDPPYLKRPLVNASGQMMTLPKPPGGGGGGGGNAGGAGPSGNMGAAGPSGINNATGNHHHAANMSTDALSLEAGAKGISFGTMPSYNNRFPGAGNVQLQQHQHHHHQHQQHQQQQQHIVQHMKQRQHPHMDGISSASHSHVNSPNSTPAHHGISNHIMQASASEDETLQSGEDEGTAFLDGMLPQSNNLSGSGMNKQPEKGILKKSGGGVYGSVGGGGGIGSSQQQLGGGGGGGHGGPSLTLPLGRMNSGSSMMMNKEKWSEESQSDNQEVMSVLLSPDGGSSRISDRLAASSLSDVERTLKSLNGYHEDILQALRSAAASQRSASTASLSDELRKSFAESYADYFPPPDYLSMRSLNNHDKHGGVGGRGGVMGPGSSVSSTSERLPGLASPLPGGGSLGVGAHGGGDSGDEGDLVPPCGPIRIRNLEDLIRQLERHSARHTSPNGSEDIRMSETEADRHYRLMEAAAGGGVPGLGASDSQAGSDALRFVYGRYRQPTSVPGISLYETTSNENNHDHHDDIKHGGHGGDPGDSDESDRCFGLY from the exons ACTATGGAGCGACCGTCTGAATCTAGCAGGATGAATGAACGCTACAGCACTCAG CAACAGACGGGCAAGCACTACCACCGGACGTCGCTCCTGATCAAAGCTTTCAGCCACAAGTTCCGGCTGGACTTGGAATTGAACTC GCAGCTGTTGGCACCCAACTTGATCCAGAAGCATTTTCTGCCCGGCGGAGTTGAACAGTTCTCCAAACAG GAAATCGAGCACTGCTACTACCACGGAACGGTCAAGGACTATCCAGGAGCCGTGGCGGCCTTCCGGACGTGCAGCGGAGTCAGCGGAATCATCCACATTGGCAACGAGACGTTCGTGATCCATCCGTTTTACGGCGGTGATCTCTCG CAGAGGAAACACCCTCACGTCATCTTCGAGGCCCGGACCAAAGTTAAGCAAATGTGCGCCAACACGGGCATGCTCGAGTACGGCCTCCGCTCGGGCAACTAccgcggtggtggcggcggtggcaaAGGTCAGTCCAAACAGCCGAAATCCAACGAGCGACAAAAGAGGGACGTCCGCGAAGTGACCAAATACGTCGAAACGGCCCTGGTCCTCGACAAAGCCATG TTTGAGAAGCGCAACGGCAGCCGACGGATCGAAGTCGTCCAGGACGCCATTCAAATCGCCAATATCGCCGACCTG TATTTCCGGACGCTCAACACCCGCGTTTCGGTCGTGTACATTGAGACGTGGGCCAGCGAGAACCAGGCGCCGGTCGACCGGTCCCAGGACATCCACCGGGCCCTCCTCAACTTTAACGACTACATTTCGCGCAAACTCTACAATGTCATCAAGGACACCACTCAACTTTTGTC CGGAGAGACTTTTTCCGGAGGGTCGGGAATGGCGGCGCCGGACACGATTTGCACGCCCAGATCGGTGGGGCTGAGCGTCGACATCAACCCGTACGAGCCTCACCTGGTGGCCGGCACCATGGCCCACATGATCGGCCACAACATTGGCATGGGTCACGACGACGGCC GTGACGAATGCCATTGCGGAGATTGGCACGGCTGCATCATGTCTCAATCGATCATGGGCCTGGAAAGCGTCCAGCCCTACAAGTTCTCCGAGTGCAGCCTCTCCGACTACATCGAGAAGCTGAAAATCGGCCATAGCATCTGCCTCTTCAACCGGCCCAATCAG ctGGAGGACTTCCGCACTTGCGGCAATGGCGTCGTCGAGGATGGAGAGGAATGCGATTGCGGAACGATCGAGGAGTGTCACGATTCCGATCCTTGTTGCGATCCCATCACGTGCAAATTGACGGCAGAAGCCGAATGCGCTTCCGGACCGTGTTGCGACGATTGCAAA TTGAGACCGAAAGGCTATCTCTGTCGGGATGCCACCAACGAGTGCGACTTGCCGGAAATTTGTAACGGGCGTTCGGGTCAGTGTCCGCTGGACATTTACAAGAAGAACGGCAACCAGTGCGAGATCAATAAAGGCTACTGCTTCAATGGCGTCTGCCCGACCCTGGACAGCCAATGCCGACTCATTTGGGGCGACG GCGGACTTTCGGGCGACCGCAAGTGTTTCGAGCAGTTCAATTCGCAAGGATCAATCAACGGCCATTGTGGCCAGGATGCCCACAACAATTACATTCGCTGCGATGCGGAGCACGTCATGTGCGGATCGCTGCAATGCCAAATGGGAACGCGCTACCCCATCGTCGCCGGAATGGATCAAATGTATTCGAGGACTCTGGTCTCCATGGCCGGACGGGAATTCGAGTGCAa GATCACCAGCGGGACCGTTGCGGCTGCCGATCTGCCGGATTTGGGGATTGTGCGGGACGGAACTCCTTGCGGAAACAGTCTG ATTTGCATGAACAAGACGTGCAGCAGCATTTACCCGCACATCGACCGGTCGAAATGTCCCAGCAACAACGTGGCGCTGGATTGCTCCGGCCACGGCGTTTGCTCCAACATCAACTCGTGTTTCTGCGACGCCGGATGGACTGGCCACGATTGCTCGACCCAGACCAACGACAGTTACATCCGCAGTGGCTTCCAGTCCGGCGACAAGATGGGCGCCGCCGAGGCCTCCGAACGCGATTCGGCCAACGCTGGGGCCCTGGGCACGGGGGCTCCTCCGCCACTCAACGGCGTCACCACCCTCATGCCGGAAGCGCAAACCAGCAACAGCAAAACCACCTCCTACG TAGACCGAAGTGGTCACAGCACGGTGTTcatggtggtgatgctggtctCGGTAGTAGGGGGCGTATTTATCGTCTTTGCCCTAATGGCCCTCTGCTACAGGTCAGTGGTGGTACACAGAAACCTCTCCCTTTGCCTCAG AAGGAAGAGCACGATGCCCAAATATGATCCGCCCTATTTGAAGCGGCCCCTTGTCAACGCTTCCGGACAAATGATGACTTTGCCCAAGCCGCCGGGCGGgggaggtggaggaggaggcaaTGCCGGAGGAGCCGGTCCGTCTGGTAACATGGGAGCTGCTGGGCCTTCGGGCATTAATAACGCCACGGGCAATCACCATCACGCGGCCAACATGTCGACGGATGCCCTTTCACTGGAAGCCGGTGCTAAAGGCATTTCCTTCGGCACTATGCCTTCCTACAA CAATCGATTTCCCGGTGCTGGAAACGTCCAGCTtcagcagcaccagcaccatcaccaccagcatcaacagcaccagcagcagcagcagcacattgTCCAGCACATGAAGCAGCGCCAGCATCCGCACATGGACGGCATCAGTTCGGCGTCGCACAGTCACGTCAACAGTCCCAATTCGACGCCGGCCCATCACGGCATCAGCAACCACATCATGCAGGCGTCGGCCAGCGAGGACGAGACCCTCCAGTCGGGCGAGGACGAAGGGACGGCCTTCCTGGACGGCATGCTGCCGCAGTCCAACAATTTGTCCGGCTCCGGAATGAACAAGCAGCCGGAAAAGGGCATCTTGAAGAAATCGGGTGGAGGAGTTTACGGTTCGGTTGGCGGAGGCGGCGGAATCGGCTCatctcagcagcagctgggcggcggtggtggtggtggacacGGAGGGCCGTCGCTGACCCTACCCCTGGGCCGGATGAACAGCGGCTCGTCCATGATGATGAACAAGGAAAAGTGGAGCGAAGAGTCGCAGTCGGACAACCAGGAAGTCATGTCCGTCTTGCTGTCGCCGGATGGCGGAAGCAGCCGGATCAGCGACCGGTTGGCGGCGTCCAGCCTGTCGGACGTTGAGCGAACTCTCAAGAGCCTCAATGGATACCACGAAGACATCCTTCAA GCTCTGCGGAGTGCGGCTGCCAGCCAACGAAGTGCCAGTACGGCCAGCTTGTCGGATGAGTTGCGGAAGTCGTTTGCCGAGTCGTACGCCGACTATTTCCCTCCGCCCGACTACCTGTCCATGCGGAGTCTCAACAATCACGACAAGCACGGCGGAGTGGGCGGACGTGGCGGCGTCATGGGCCCCGGCAGCAGCGTCAGCAGCACCAGCGAGAGATTGCCCGGCCTGGCCAGCCCGCTGCCCGGCGGAGGCTCGCTGGGCGTCGGCGCCCACGGCGGCGGAGACAGCGGAGACGAGGGCGACCTGGTCCCACCGTGCGGTCCGATCCGCATCCGCAATTTGGAGGACCTCATCCGCCAGCTGGAGCGGCACAGCGCCCGGCACACGAGCCCCAACGGCTCCGAGGACATCCGCATGTCGGAAACGGAAGCCGACCGACACTACCGGCTGATGGAAGCGGCGGCAGGAGGCGGCGTGCCCGGTTTAGGAGCTTCTGATTCCCAAGCAGG TAGCGATGCCTTGCGGTTCGTCTACGGCCGTTACCGACAGCCGACCTCCGTGCCGGGCATCAGCCTTTACGAAACAACCAGCAACGAGAATAATCACGACCACCACGACGACATCAAACACGGCGGACACGGCGGCGATCCGGGCGATTCCGACGAGAGCGATAG GTGTTTCGGCCTGTACTGA